The sequence below is a genomic window from Rudanella lutea DSM 19387.
CAAATCGGGCGGTTTATGGGGCGGGTGGCGTCTCAACAATGTACCGCCAAAACCACTATCGGCTACCAATTATGAAAGCACTGTTTCAACTGGCTTCTTTGTCTATTCTGCTACTCTCCTGTGGCCGTGAGCCCGATGGAGCACAGACCTCCAGCCCGGCGCTCGAAGGCACGTGGCAGCTTTTCCGGGCTACGCTGATCGAAAAAGGCGACACTACCGTGACCGACTACACCGGCAAAACATCGTTTATCAAGGTGATCAACGGCTCACATTTTGCCTTTTTGCAACACGGCCGAGACAAAGACACCTCGGTTGCGTTTGCCGCTGGGGGAGGGCGCTACGAGCTGCGCGATAGTCTCTATACTGAGCACCTGGAGTACTGCAACGACCGCAATTGGGAAGGACACGATTTTGCCTTCACCATTCGGATTAAAAACGATACGCTGGTGCAGCGGGGCGTCGAAAAGATCGAAAGCGCGGGCATCGACCGGTTGAACACGGAAGAATACGTGCGGGTAAAGCAATAGCCTCCTGATTCCATGAACCGTCTGGTATTCGAAACGGAGCGCTTGCGACTCGAATCGCTGACCCTCGCCGATAGCCCGT
It includes:
- a CDS encoding lipocalin-like domain-containing protein translates to MKALFQLASLSILLLSCGREPDGAQTSSPALEGTWQLFRATLIEKGDTTVTDYTGKTSFIKVINGSHFAFLQHGRDKDTSVAFAAGGGRYELRDSLYTEHLEYCNDRNWEGHDFAFTIRIKNDTLVQRGVEKIESAGIDRLNTEEYVRVKQ